The genomic region TGGCCGCCCCTGGCCCGGGTCACCAGCCGCGCCAGGGCCAGCACTCGGGGATGGGCGTCCGCCGGGGCCGCGGGCCAGCCCACCAGCCGCAGCGCGGGCAGGTCGTTCACGTCGTTGCCCACGAAGAGCACCCGCCGGGGGTCCAGGCCGCGCGCGTCCAGGAGCCGCGCCAGGGCCGCGCCCTTGTCCGCGCAGTCCTGCACCGCCGGGATGCGCAGCTTGGCCGCCCGGGCCGTGACCACCGGGTTGGCTTCGGTGGAGAGGATCATCTGGGGGATGCCGAGGGCGCGGATGAGCCCCACGCCCAGGCCGTCGGCCCGGTTGCAGAACACCGCCTCGGTCCCGTCCTGGGACACGAGCACCCGGTTGTCGGTCATGACCCCGTCGAAGTCGTAGACGATGCAGTCGATGTCGGCCCTGCCGGGCCTGGCCTGGTCCATGCGCACCCCGCGCGGCGTCTCGCCGCCTATAGGTTTCCGGTGTCCCCTCTCTAGCACGGCCCGCCGGAGAGTCAAGAAAGCCCGGGGCGCGGAATGCCGCAACCCCCTGGACAGCGGTGGGAATTTGGGTCAACATCGCCCACGATCGCCCATACTTCGACGCGGGAGATGCTCATGCCCGGGCGGGAGTTCGAAAGCGTCTGCGTGCACCACATCCTGGACGGACTGCGGTTCGGGCTCTCGCACTTCTCCCGCCCCAGCCGCGCGGCCGTGATCTACTGCGCCGCCCCGGAC from Desulfovibrio aminophilus harbors:
- a CDS encoding HAD hydrolase family protein, giving the protein MLERGHRKPIGGETPRGVRMDQARPGRADIDCIVYDFDGVMTDNRVLVSQDGTEAVFCNRADGLGVGLIRALGIPQMILSTEANPVVTARAAKLRIPAVQDCADKGAALARLLDARGLDPRRVLFVGNDVNDLPALRLVGWPAAPADAHPRVLALARLVTRARGGQGVIRELADILSDGASSGV